A genomic window from Chitinophaga pollutisoli includes:
- a CDS encoding efflux RND transporter periplasmic adaptor subunit, producing MKKVLIYGTLTIAALAAIVWKLNANKAANVAKTEFVKQSNTGDIPVVIEKAARVDFDQQFAANGNFMPYKELTYLSEISGRINQLLVDEGSFVKAGQMLVRIDDEIVGTDLASAKANLQQLKVDKERYESAFKTGGVTQKQMDDARLQYDLAVSKYEAASRKVNDTYVKAPISGFINAKYVEKGTYLSPGTKMFDIVDVSRLKLRVTVPEMQVINLKLGDKVNVTTNVFPEVQYIGKITFIAAKGDQTLSYPVEMEVTNITGKQLKAGMYGTANFEMPKQDPTMLISRNAFVGGVNSNQIYVMEGNVAKLRKVTAGRIFGDKVEIREGLQEGETVIISGQINLTDGAKVAAQAQ from the coding sequence GCCGCCAACGTCGCCAAGACGGAATTCGTGAAACAAAGCAATACCGGCGACATCCCCGTGGTTATCGAAAAGGCCGCCCGCGTGGACTTCGACCAACAATTCGCCGCCAACGGCAACTTCATGCCTTACAAAGAACTCACCTATCTCTCCGAAATCTCCGGCCGCATCAACCAGCTGCTGGTAGACGAAGGGAGCTTCGTAAAGGCAGGGCAAATGCTCGTGCGCATCGATGATGAGATCGTTGGTACCGACCTGGCTTCCGCAAAAGCGAACCTTCAGCAATTGAAAGTAGATAAGGAAAGATATGAATCAGCCTTCAAAACCGGCGGAGTTACCCAGAAGCAAATGGACGACGCCCGCCTGCAATACGACCTGGCCGTTTCCAAATACGAAGCCGCCAGCCGTAAGGTGAACGACACTTACGTAAAAGCCCCCATCTCCGGGTTCATCAACGCCAAATACGTGGAAAAAGGCACCTACCTCTCCCCCGGCACCAAGATGTTCGACATCGTAGACGTGAGCCGCCTCAAACTGCGCGTGACCGTTCCGGAAATGCAGGTGATCAACCTGAAACTGGGCGACAAAGTGAACGTGACCACCAATGTATTCCCTGAAGTGCAATACATCGGCAAAATCACCTTCATCGCCGCGAAAGGCGACCAGACGCTCAGCTACCCCGTAGAAATGGAAGTGACCAACATCACCGGCAAGCAACTGAAAGCAGGCATGTACGGTACCGCCAATTTCGAAATGCCGAAACAGGACCCCACCATGCTCATCTCCCGCAACGCTTTCGTGGGCGGTGTGAACAGCAACCAGATTTATGTGATGGAAGGCAATGTGGCCAAACTGCGTAAAGTAACCGCCGGCCGCATCTTCGGCGATAAAGTCGAAATCCGTGAAGGCCTGCAGGAAGGCGAAACCGTGATCATAAGCGGCCAGATCAACCTGACCGACGGCGCCAAAGTAGCCGCGCAGGCACAATAA